In a single window of the Flavobacterium ammoniigenes genome:
- the dnaA gene encoding chromosomal replication initiator protein DnaA — MNKTAQSVWENCLSFIKDNIQDQAYKTWFEPIKSVELTDNALYIQVPSKFFYEWLEEHYVKLLKVALTKELGKNAKLLYKIKMENTYGNKQPYTEQLPSANRAQMKPQDVDAPLKNLNPELKNPFVIPGIRNLKIESQLNANYSFDNFLEGDSNRLARSAGMAVANKPGGTSFNPLLIFGGVGLGKTHLAHAIGVEIKDKYPEKTVLYISAEIFTQQYIDSVKKNTRNDFIHFYQLIDVLIIDDVQFLSGKSGTQDVFFHIFNYLHQNGKQVILTSDKAPVDMQDIEQRLLSRFKWGLSAELHQPDYETRVSILKNILYRDGVEMPEEIIEYVARNIKTNVRELEGAIISLIAQSSFNKKEVTIELAKSIVEKFVKNVKREISIDYIQKIVSDYFQLDLETLQSKTRKRHVVQARQLAMFFAKKFTKASLANIGSQIGDRDHATVLHACKTVDNLVSTDKQFKKFVEDIHKKLTL; from the coding sequence ATGAACAAAACTGCTCAATCAGTATGGGAAAACTGTTTATCTTTCATAAAAGATAATATTCAAGACCAAGCCTACAAAACTTGGTTTGAACCAATCAAGTCAGTTGAGCTTACCGATAACGCATTATATATTCAAGTACCAAGTAAATTTTTCTACGAATGGTTAGAAGAACATTACGTTAAATTATTAAAAGTTGCGTTGACCAAAGAACTTGGAAAAAACGCAAAGTTACTTTATAAAATTAAAATGGAGAATACTTACGGTAATAAACAACCGTATACGGAACAACTACCTTCTGCCAACAGAGCGCAAATGAAACCGCAAGATGTTGATGCTCCATTAAAAAATTTAAACCCTGAACTTAAAAATCCGTTTGTAATTCCTGGAATTCGTAATTTAAAAATCGAATCCCAGTTGAATGCCAACTATAGCTTTGACAATTTCTTAGAAGGAGATTCTAATCGATTGGCTCGTTCTGCAGGTATGGCAGTTGCAAACAAACCTGGTGGAACTTCTTTCAATCCATTGTTAATCTTTGGAGGAGTTGGTTTAGGAAAAACACACTTAGCGCACGCTATTGGTGTTGAAATTAAAGACAAATACCCAGAAAAAACAGTTTTATATATTTCAGCTGAAATTTTCACCCAACAATATATCGATTCTGTAAAGAAAAATACTCGAAATGATTTTATTCATTTCTACCAATTGATTGATGTATTAATCATTGACGACGTTCAATTCCTTTCTGGAAAATCAGGAACGCAAGATGTATTCTTCCATATTTTCAATTACTTACATCAAAATGGTAAACAAGTGATCTTGACTTCTGACAAGGCACCTGTTGACATGCAAGATATTGAACAACGTTTGTTGTCTCGTTTCAAATGGGGATTGTCTGCTGAATTGCACCAACCCGATTACGAAACTAGAGTGTCTATTTTGAAAAATATTCTGTATCGTGACGGTGTTGAAATGCCTGAAGAAATCATTGAATATGTGGCTCGCAATATCAAAACGAATGTTAGAGAATTAGAGGGTGCTATCATTTCTTTAATTGCTCAATCTTCTTTCAACAAAAAAGAAGTGACTATCGAATTAGCGAAAAGCATCGTAGAGAAATTCGTTAAGAATGTCAAACGCGAAATCTCCATCGACTACATACAAAAAATTGTTTCCGATTACTTCCAATTGGATTTAGAAACATTACAATCCAAAACTAGAAAAAGACACGTGGTTCAAGCAAGACAATTAGCGATGTTTTTTGCTAAGAAATTTACCAAAGCTTCTCTAGCCAATATTGGATCTCAAATTGGAGATCGCGATCACGCTACAGTATTACACGCTTGTAAGACCGTTGATAACCTAGTTTCTACTGACAAACAATTCAAAAAGTTTGTTGAAGACATCCACAAAAAATTAACTTTATAG